The following coding sequences are from one Lolium rigidum isolate FL_2022 chromosome 6, APGP_CSIRO_Lrig_0.1, whole genome shotgun sequence window:
- the LOC124665296 gene encoding gibberellin 2-beta-dioxygenase 3-like → MVVLAKAELEQIALPAAAPPMADVRAVDLSAAPGPGRAAAARALVAACEEQGFFKVTGHGVPQELVRAVEAAAAGFFALPQAEKEGGAGEPVGYGCKQIGDGGDLGWIEYLLLCLTSAGTVPAASFPFSTLPCAAAAAAAASLSEPSSPLRELLEEYAAAVRRMARGVLELMAEGLGIEPADALSRLVADTESDNMLRVNHYPPAPRPEQQAGRLLTGFGEHTDPQIISVLRSNGTTGLEIAGRDGAWASVPPDADSFFINVGDALQVLTNGRFRSVKHRVVVSSERSRVSMIFFGGPPPGEKLAPLPQLLGDGGRSRYREFTWKEYKSSSHKGRLVDNRLCHFEN, encoded by the exons ATGGTGGTCCTCGCCAAGGCCGAGCTGGAGCAGATAGCCCTCCCGGCGGCTGCGCCGCCGATGGCAGACGTCCGGGCCGTGGACCTGTCCGCCGCGCCGGGCCCCGGCCGTGCGGCCGCGGCGCGCGCGCTGGTGGCGGCCTGCGAGGAGCAGGGCTTCTTCAAGGTGACCGGGCACGGCGTGCCGCAGGAGCTGGTGCGCGCCGTGGAAGCGGCCGCGGCGGGGTTCTTCGCGCTGCCTCAGGCCGAGAAGGAGGGCGGCGCGGGGGAGCCGGTCGGGTACGGCTGCAAGcagatcggcgacggcggcgacctcgGGTGGATCGAGTACCTCCTGCTCTGCCTCACCTCCGCCGGCACCGTGCCGGCCGCTTCGTTCCCGTTCTCGACATTGCCGTGCGCGGCcgcggccgctgccgccgcgtcGCTGTCCGAGCCGTCGAGCCCCCTACG GGAACTTCTTGAGGAGTAcgcggcggcggtgcggcggaTGGCACGCGGGGTGCTGGAGCTGATGGCGGAGGGGCTGGGGATCGAGCCGGCGGACGCGTTGTCGCGGCTGGTGGCGGACACGGAGAGCGACAACATGCTCCGGGTGAACCACTACCCGCCGGCGCCGCGGCCGGAGCAGCAGGCGGGGAGGCTGCTGACGGGGTTCGGCGAGCACACGGACCCGCAGATCATCTCCGTGCTCCGCTCCAACGGCACCACCGGGCTCGAGATCGCCGGGCGCGACGGCGCGTGGGCCTCCGTGCCGCCCGACGccgactccttcttcatcaacgtCGGCGACGCCCTCCAG GTGTTGACGAACGGGAGGTTCAGGAGCGTGAAGCACAGGGTTGTGGTGAGCAGCGAGAGGTCAAGGGTCTCCATGATCTTCTTCGGCGGCCCGCCGCCCGGCGAGAAGCTCGCGCCGCTGCCGCAGCTGCTGGGGGACGGCGGCCGGAGCCGGTACCGGGAGTTCACCTGGAAGGAGTACAAAAGCAGCAGCCACAAGGGCAGGCTCGTCGACAACCGCCTCTGCCACTTCGAGAACTAG